catctacactgactgaagtgaatttaacaagtgacatcaatatgggatcatagctttcacctggattcacctggtcaatctatgtcatggaaagagcaggtggtcctaatgttttgtacactcggtgtgTAGTAGTTCTTAGTGTATATTCCCCCTTCTTTTCAGAATGACCAGGACACACAGTTCGGACCACAGGACTGACCTCGGCGGTGATGGGGATGAAGTTGCGGTACCAGGTAACCTCGGGCTGGGGGGTGGCGCGGGTGTGGCAATGCAGGTACCCAGGGAGGCCTTCCTCCAGCTGGCTGTCCTCTGGCTTCGTCACCCACTCCGGAGGGGCTAGGGGATACACACATTTAGCATGTCTACACCAAATACATTTCAGCGGGTGCAGGTTACAACAAATGCCACACTCCTGGAGAGCCACAGTCCTTCAGAGTTTTGTCCAACTCCTGCCTCAGCAGTAAAacacctgggtcatgttcattagggcacactgtagcaaaatgttACACAACGGAAAAGGGAaatgagcgtttcttattggacaagttaaCATACTACCTCCCTGCTTCCCTCGATTTTAGACTGTTTTCTTCCGTTTCGACCACAAATACCCTTTTCACACCATCTTGCTGACCTGATCCAAACTGTGCTGGCTCTGATATTTTCATTTCACATTGTGCTTTTCAGCAAGGTTCCAGAGACAATTGTGGATGTGTACCCAGACCAGCTTGGTTTGGCTTGGTtgggctcagtagtgtgaaaagcctTTAGGGTCTTGGTCAGGCTTGAGGTCTATACTCACTGGCCACGGTGACGGTCAGCTCCTGCCTCCTGGTACCGGCCTTGTTCTGGCCCACGCAGGTATACAGTCCCGAGTCTTCCCCCTGGGTGGGGCTGAAGACCAGCTCCAGTCCATCCTGGTAGACCCTGCCCTCTGAGGGGACGCGTTCCCCGCCACGCTCCCACCACACATCGGGCTCCGGGTGGCCGCGAGGGGGGCGGCAGGACACCCGCTCCAGGGAGTTGGCCGAGAAGACCCGGCTCTGGCTGGGGCCCATCTCCTCGATCTCTGTAAGGGGTGGGAGGAAGTATTTGAAGTGATAGTCCATCATGACATCAGTAATAGAAGACAAAAACCGTGAATTAAGACTGCAAAACGAATATATTGTGTCCTAATCATGAGGGCAATGCAGTGTACCACTCAACTGTAGAGTGGAACTGTTGACCCTGCCGTGCCAATCCAGCTTAAGATTAGCGAGGGATAAAATGTATTAATGGAGTTAAACTGTGACAGGGTTCAGTGAGTTAGACACAAACTGAAGGATTCAAACATCTGTCGAGGCAGTGTGTCAAATCTGCCAAAGCTGTGCGTGTCCCTTACCTGCTAGGTTCACGGTGGCCTCCAGAGTGACAGGGAGTCCGCGGGGCCCTTTGGCCACACATTTGTAGAGCCCAGTGTTTCTGGGCTTCACCTGCGTGATGAGCAGGGAGCCATTGTTCAGCATCACCAAcctagggagggagagaaagaaagaaagaatgtcACAGCAAAATACAGACTTCTTTCCGAATATTTTCTGGAAAGTTGGCCAACTCAGAAAAGCGGACTCGTTGTTTGTTGAACATTTTCTGTATATTTGTACATTTTAAAAGGACTCTTGGAAGAGACACTAATAAACAAACATTAGCGGTTTGCAGAATTCACAAAATGTCGACATGCATCCAAAACGTACATTCATAAACACAGGTACacaacatgcacgcacacacagccttagagtggatgtaTATAGTGGAACTGTAATTCACATCTACGAGACGGTACTTAGTCGTCACGCATCTggtatatatagtaccagtcaaaagtttggacacacctactcattgaaggttttatttatatttttctattttctacgttgtagaagaatagtgaagacatttaaactatgaaataacacatatggaatcatgtagtaaccagaaaagtgttaaacaaatctaaatatattttatatttgagattcttcaaagtagccaccctttgccttgatgacagctttgcacactcttggcattctctcaaccagcttcacctggaatgcttttccatcagtcttgaaggagttcccacatatgctgagcacttgttggctgcttttccttcactctgcggtccaactcatcccaaaccatttcaattaggttgaggtcgggtgattgtggaggccaggtcatctgatgcagcactccatcactctccttcttggtaaaatagcccttacacagcctggaggtgtgttgggtcattgtcctgttgaaaaacaaattatagtcccactaagcgcaaaccagatgggatggcgtatcgctgcagaatgctgtggtagccatgctggttaagtgtgccttgaattctaaataaatcacagacagtgtcaccagcaaagcacccccacaccatcacacctcctccatgatacacggtgggaacaacacatgcagagatcatctgttcacctactctgcgtctcacaaagacacggcgattggaaccaaaaatctcaaatttggactcatcagatcaaaggacagatttccaccagtctaatggccattgctcgtgtttcttggcccaagcaagtctcttcttcttattggtgtcctttagtagtggtttctttgcagcaattcgaccatgaaggcctgattcacgcagtctcctctgaacagttgttgttgagatgtgtctgttacttgaactctgcgaagcatttatttgggctgcaatctgaggcaggtaactctaatgaacttatcctctgcagcagaggtaagtctgggtattcctttcctgtggtggtcctcatgagagccagtttcatcatagcgcttgatggtttttgtgactgcacttgaagaaacttccaaagttcatgaaatattccggattgactgaccttcatgtcttaaagtaatgatggactgtcgtttctctttgcttatttgagctgttcttgccataatatggatttggtcttttagcaaatagggctatcttctgtataccaaccctagcgtgtcacaacacaactttgtgtgcaaagctgtcatcaaggcaaagggtggctactttgaagaatctcaaatataaaatatattttgatttgtttaacacctttttggttactacatgattccatacgtgctatttcatagttttgatgtcttcactattcttctacaatgtaaaaaatagtaaaaataaaaaaaaaacctggaatgagtaggtgtgtcccaacttttgactggtactgtatataaatccaGTCTTACCGGGACTTGTTGGTGATGAGCTCGTCCTGGTGGTACCACTCTTGGGTGGGAGGGGGCTCGGCGGTGAACAGGCAGTTAAGGAGGGCCTCCTCGTTCCTCATCACCACCAGGTCCTCAGGAACCACCACAGGACGAGGGAAACTCTTATCTATACagaggaagggatgagagagtaagggaggggtgggggtaaggctgaacgattttggaaaataatctaattgcgattttttgcccccaatattgcgattgcgatttaatatgcgatttaatttatttatcctttttcccctacaaaacataatgaatgatttaaatatgaccaacacaatagtatatacatttagtgtgaaatgttctttcccataggctgggtctatttgttagaattaaattcaaacatgtatgacttgaaataaatgacatttttattgaactgctcattacagaaacatctgtggctttgccactgtgcatttaaataatttaaacaaaggcatgaactttgtaaacactgtgtgcaaaaggtacagtcttaagaaaaaaataattttaaattgtatgtatcttactgctcccaagtcagtaacatttcacacaactgaaacaaggaatttgctttgaaaatattttgtaaaatcaaagtaaataaagttataaataaaaaatgagaaatgcacttttaatttagacaaactattttttataaacgatttgaatattataatataaaatagatgagcctcacttatctcaagtacacaacaataacacaccacacagactaaagttcactacgagtatggcactgccagccatacttatccaacagttctgatcaataaaatggactgtaagactctggtacggctcagctgtgcggcttgaccacatatcagtagtgctagcaaaaaactccaccgttttaagttccgcggcgactttctctttgcactttttgtacagctccggtatggcagtctgactgaagtatgtgcgggagggtatactgtaacgtttatcaagcgtatgtattaatgccatgaacccaggcttggtcaccgtgctgagaggcatcatatctttggctatgaactcggttattgtccgagtgatttctccgtgccgttttgaattacgttcatacggagtgacactttcgaacatttctgtcagtgatccctgtcttgaggtatttggcttgtctcgcgcactgatgctcggcattttggtcatacaactgtcatgcattgatttgtggtatttttttaagtgctgaaacaggtttgtagtgttaccccgtgaagtagcaatcggagcacggcatgctctgcacaacacctgacgctgctcagcatcttcttttttaaaaccaaaatagttcCACACCACCGACGTGCTGTTCCTCTTCGATATTAAAGTATCAGCTGTGTCAGTTTCTGACTGTTCCGTCGAGCAAGATGCCATTGCGCTGGACAGCATGAAAAGTCGCGTCACGTGACCACCTCAAATCGCGCACGTTGCGATTAGAAAATCGCGTTCAGTCAAATCGCGATATTATCGCGAATGCAATTAATCGTTCAGCCCTAGGTGGGGGTAGTGTGATATGAAGAGACTGAGAAAGAGGTATACAGTACAAAGAGTACATaagaaagggaagagagaggtcAAAGGGTTCTCTTCAGCTCTGGCTTCTATTCACAATGTTGATGCCAATAGGGCTGGGTGTTGCTTTGCAATTAAACTATGGGGGAAAACTGCAATCCCTCCTCACCTCTTCTTTATTGAATCTTTGTCCATATACACACCTATAATATTGAGGGTGAAGTTGGCATTGCTGCACACGTGCCCGGCTGGATTTTTGGCACAGCAATAGTAGAGGCCATTGTTGTCTGGGCTGGCACTGGGCAGGGTCAGAGTTCGCTCCTTGTTGTTGATCTGATGGCTCTTCTCCGGCAGGCGCACGCCGTCTCTGTACCAGTGGCATGTTGGTCTGGGGGAGGAAGACATGACTACTTAATATGCATGAGGGAGTTGGCACATACGAACAAGTGGAGAGACTGATGAACGCTATAGTGGTTAAATCAGTGCTCATTGGTCACAAGTATATTTACTTATCATGGATACTTTTGTAGTTTTGACAAAATCAAGTGGCCATCCTTCTTCATAACGCAATGAGTCCAGTGAAAACACGAGGTAAAGTGGGGACTCATAAGGCAACGTGGGGCCTTGTAAAggcatcagcatgcttcagttcggctagcTGAACCAAACGAGtatgctcgcatactcccttaaaagattTGCGCTTGAAAAAGCGCCAATAGTACCATTTGTCCATTTagatatgcacaaactcttccgaacagtttcggctgggaagcaccTTAAGGCCGTGGTTGTGTTTCTCACCGTGGGTGTCCATCAATGTTGCACCTGAACGTCACAGGGGCAGAGCTCTCGATGTCCTGCTCTGATGCAGGATCTTTCAGGGTCACCCCACCACTCTCTAGccctgtgtgacagagagagagagcgagcgagagagagagagagagggaaaaagatcAATAACAAATGATGAGGGCAGAAAGGAGTAGAAAGAGTGGAAAGTTTTAAGAGCGAGGGAAGGTACATAGAGAGGTAGGTAGAATGAGTATTAaaagacagaaggtagagagcgagcacagaggaagagagagatggagggttaaAAAAAGCTGTCAAACCCCCCCCCTCCTGCTGCTCATTAACACAAACCAGCCATTCACACCTGGCCGGCTAACTTAGCACCGGCTACCAAAACAGCACCCTTCCCTTTCAGCTGACCTTCCTGGTTCTGTGACACAGTCAGCCAGACCAGACGGACGCTGTAACTTCACAAGCGGTCCATCTTGGCAGAGGACATAAAGGACAGCTCTGTCCGCCCCGCACTCAAAATAACCTCTCATTTCGGTTTTGGTCCAGCGGAAATCAAAGTTaggaaaaaagaaaagaaaagcacTGGCTGGCTCTCGTCAGAGTCTCTATAAGTATGAGGCAGCGTTTTCTTAGTGCTTGAGGAGATGTGTTTGATGCCTGTTATATAGATGGAGGTTGCAGACACACATGGGAGGAATAAATACTCAATAAGTTCAAATCTATGGCTGCAAGGCAACTGTCAATATTCAAAACATATAGGTCCTCATAAGGTCTAAGATGCTGTTAATTGCTGCGCAGGCAATTCAATGCATTTGGCAAAATTATTGCAGTAACATATACATAATTATGCCTATTATTTGCGATTACACTGCCACCCATGCTTACTTTGAGTGCTAGATTGAGTCATATCAATATCGGAAATATGTGTATGGATTTAACAATTGCACCTCTATTTACAGTATTTTGGTTATGATACCTCAAAACACTATGATTTAAGGGAAGGGCTTACACTGATGAGAAGTATCTAAGTAAAAGTAAGTAGTATTTAAGTAAACTCACATTTGATGTTGAAGGACGCCTCCGTGGAGCGCTCCTCTTCTCCCGTGGCGTTGTTTGCGGCCAGGCACTGGAAGGTCCCGGCGTCCAGCACCCGGTCCACAGTGGTGAACTTGAGGTTGCCGCCCTCCCGAAAGCGGCGCTCCGTGTCGTTCACCGCATCGCCGTTTTGCAGCCAGCTGTAACTCACGCCCTCCACGTCGCTGACCTCGCAGCGTAACATGGCGCTCCGGCCGTGCAAGGCATCCTGGGACTTGGGCTCCTTGGTGAAGTGGAAGGAGGCAGCGTGAATGGTGAGAACTGGAGGAtggaaaaaaagagaaagagagagggagggacgaaTTAGTTGTTTTGCTCTTACGTGTTACGCTAAACCAAAAATTTATTCCGTTCACAACAGAGCCTGCATTTGATGCACAAACAAATTAAACTTATTTTTCTTCCTTGAAAAGATCAAGTCAAAAAGACTACTTTCAGCCATCCGCACATCAGCTCAAGAGATCATTTAAAGGAAAGAGGACAATGCTTTTTAACCTTCCACCTTCTCCCCTTTACGCCCTTGGCTCTTTTGTCCACTGGCAGCTGGGAGTAGAGAGACAGACTCCCAGGTGTGCTGCAGACAGACCATGGGCCCCAGCTTCTCTGGACATGGTTCATAACTCCTTGGCCTCCCTCCTCTTGCTGAGTGACATGCCAGGTATGTACTCTGTCATCCCAAATAATAATCACGTCTCCTGCAAGACCATCAGTTTTCACTTGCATTGCTACATGCACAAAAAATGCTGGTCAGGAGATTTTGGATGTTGCTTAACAACCGGCCAACGAACTTCAAAGTGGTTTGGATGACACAACAACACCCTAGGTGAGCTGTAAATAAGCAAAAACTTCCTaaaagtgaactatccctttaagggtGCAGCCATTAGAACACCCGATATGACACATATTGCCATTCATTACATTAAAACAATACTAGGTTGTCCTTTCGGATTGTTTAAGAGGCATTTAAAATGTCCAGATTCCAAATTGGCGCAAGCAAATCACACTTTTGCGCAACTCATTAATTGATGTCAAGTGTGCAAAGGTTTACACAAGCGGATCAAGTCAAACTACTAGAATAATAAGGGTGTACCTTCAAATGAATAAATGCTGGTAATACTAAGTATGAATTTCAATGAAGGATTTGTTTTTCTCCCAATGTCCCTGACATTGAATAGAGTACCACTGATCCTCAGTGATTGGCAGGGCTTGTCTAGAACTCAGAGCTGCCCATTCATCCAGACAGATGACTGCCTGAGACCCGAGACGGCAGTCTGTCTCGCTCCAGTGACTGGTTACTGGGGCCCAGGCCGAGCGAAGGCCCATGCTGGGAACGGACCAGTCTGCAGTGGGAGTGGGAAATAAAGCCTCTGCTTTCTCatggagaggaaggggggaaaTGGCACAAGTAGGCTACACTTTTAATGAGCAGAGAGGATGAATGACTGGCACTCGTCAACTGAGCTGATATCAGTGTTTTCCCTAATGTTGTCGTAGGTAAGCGGGCACTGTGCCATCACTCAGTTGACCCCCCTCACTCCACCATGGCATGCATACCACCTTACCTTGGCATTTGGCCTCTGTTGGTGTGGAGATTTATGTGTTATAGAAAGGGGTGGGGGGTACAATAACTGGCTACGACTGATACTATATTTGCGTTTTTGAGTACCGAATTCGTCATAGTTATACTCATATTATGTTCTGTTTCATAAGTCTATCAACAATAAATGTACTGCAGTGTGATCGTATGAAATACAAATACATGTGTGGACTCGAGAGACTGGTTGAAAGAACAACTAAACAAGACTTATCCTGAACAGTTCAACCAAAACAGTTGAACTGTGCCCAATGCGGCTGCACCTGGTTCTGTCTCTTTTTAATACACACGGACACAATGTCAACACATCGCAGGTGGAGAGCGCATACCGGCGAAGGGGATGGAATGCGGAGGGGCATCTACCCGGCTTCAAGAGGATGAGGTATTAATTCTTACCCCTCAGCCTTGGATGAATGGGTGTCCTGGGTTACCCAGCAAATGTGACACAGAGTAAAAGTGTCTGAACATGCATGTATTttagttacctgtattaataaaaaaatgaagTCAATTAAgagcaaattcttatttacaatgatgaccTGTACAATGACTTCTACATTCTGGTGGGATATCAAGCTCCCCCTCTTTCCATCCCAAATTAAAAGCGCACAGCCTTGCTAGCTACACAACTCCAGTGGAAGTACACACCACGCTGTGTT
The sequence above is drawn from the Coregonus clupeaformis isolate EN_2021a chromosome 38, ASM2061545v1, whole genome shotgun sequence genome and encodes:
- the LOC121572665 gene encoding inactive tyrosine-protein kinase 7-like, translating into MELPSTENKCFTESNLNSANRRRQGVMPKIYTTTLFLLFTKVLTIHAASFHFTKEPKSQDALHGRSAMLRCEVSDVEGVSYSWLQNGDAVNDTERRFREGGNLKFTTVDRVLDAGTFQCLAANNATGEEERSTEASFNIKWLESGGVTLKDPASEQDIESSAPVTFRCNIDGHPRPTCHWYRDGVRLPEKSHQINNKERTLTLPSASPDNNGLYYCCAKNPAGHVCSNANFTLNIIDKSFPRPVVVPEDLVVMRNEEALLNCLFTAEPPPTQEWYHQDELITNKSRLVMLNNGSLLITQVKPRNTGLYKCVAKGPRGLPVTLEATVNLAEIEEMGPSQSRVFSANSLERVSCRPPRGHPEPDVWWERGGERVPSEGRVYQDGLELVFSPTQGEDSGLYTCVGQNKAGTRRQELTVTVATPPEWVTKPEDSQLEEGLPGYLHCHTRATPQPEVTWYRNFIPITAENDQDTQFGPQD